The sequence below is a genomic window from Zygosaccharomyces rouxii strain CBS732 chromosome D complete sequence.
AAAGGTGACGCTCCTTACCGCTTTAAACGGTTCCCGTCTTGTGAGGGTGCCCCTAATGGAAAAGTGCAAAGCAGTGGTAGTTGTTAATCACCGGGGGAGAAGAGAGCTTAGTGTGAAGGTTTTCTAAGTCCAAGTTATAAAGCTACTTACTACAACTATCatcgaatttttccaatccTCTCTGGCTGATCTTCGGTTGATTTAGTTTAGGAAGGTTGGTAATACATTTTTAATAAGAAAAACCTGTAAAAGGGGTagtttgaagaaaaataaagaatGACTGTGGATATACCACTTGTTAATGGTACTTACTCCTTTACCATAAAGGCCTACTCAGAGGAGTCCTTCAAGAAGGCCATTGAATTTTATAAGACTTTTTTGCTTTTAGAGCATCGTTCCGACTCTGCCACTTCtgctcttcttttcaatggGGTGGTCTCTTTGAAGattgaattacaagaagATGCTTCCAAGCAGCGTGAAGTTGATAGTGTTtgtgaagatttgaaggCAAATGGTAGCATAAAGGATTGGAGAGGTATGGTCAATGAGTCCTTCGTCTTCAAGACGGGAGATATCCTTTTCTCAAAGCAATCTTTGgttgatttgaaattgcCTTACCAAAGCTATCCTAATGAAGTGTCTCCTATGCAGGTCTATACCATTGACCCTCTAGGAAACGTCATTGGTGTCACTTCTACCAAGAATGCCGTTAGTACTAAACCTACTCATCCAAGTATACCAGATCATGAAGGCCGTACTACCGCTTTGACATCTAAGGTTCCATCTTATGGTGACTTGAAAAGTGCAGATTCTGAACCTCGTGAGAAAGCTGTCGAGGCCAGTAATGTGAAAGCTCAAAAGGCTATTGGTATTATGACATCAGGTGGTGATGCTCCCGGTATGAATGCATGCGTAAGAGCTGTGGTACGTACAGCTATCCATAAGGGTTGCCGTGCTTATGCTATCATGGAAGGTTACGAGGGTTTGGTTCGTGGTGGACCAGAATATATCAAGGAATTCACCTGGGATGATGTGCGTGGTTGGAGTAGTCTTGGTGGTACCGATATTGGTACTGCTCGTTGTATGGAATTCAAAGAACGTAAGGGTAGATTGAAGGGTGCCCAACACATGATTGAAGCTGGTATCGATGCTTTGATCGTAtgtggtggtgatggttcTTTGACTGGTGCAGATTTGTACAGATCTGAATGGCCATCTCTTGTGCAGGAATTGCTTGAAACCGGTGTGATTTCTCAAGAGCAATATGATCGTTATAAACACTTGAACATCTGTGGTACTGTTGGTTCCATTGATAACGATATGTCTACTACTGACGCAACTATTGGTGCCTACTCTGCATTAGACAGAATCCTCAAGGCTATCGACTACGTGGAGGCTACCGCTAACTCTCACTCTAGAGCTTTCGTCGTCGAAGTTATGGGTAGAAACTGTGGTTGGTTAGCTCTACTGGCAGGTATTTCTACATCTGCAGACTATATTTTGATTCCAGAAAagccttcttcttctcgCGAATGGGAAGAACAGATGTGTGGCATTGTTACAAAACACAGACAAAGAGGTAAGAGAACTACCATTGTGATTGTAGCAGAAGGTGCTATCACTAATGATTTGGAACCAATTACATCTAAAGATGTGCACAAGATTTTAAGTGGTAAGCTAGGTTTAGACACCAGAATTACCACCTTGGGTCATGTGCAAAGAGGTGGTTCTCCAGTTGCTTACGACCGTATCTTGGCTACCTTACAAGGTGTGGAAGCAGTGAACGCCGTTTTAGATAGTACACCTGATACTCCATCTCCATTGATTGCcgttaatgaaaataagaTTGTTCGTAAGTCATTGGTGGATTCCGTCAGATTGACCAAATCTGTTGCAGATGCTATCCAGGAGAAGGACTTTAAGAAAGCCATGTCCTTGAGAGATACAGAATTTATTGAACATTTGAACAACTTTATGGCTATTAACTCTGCTGATCACAATGAACCAGAGTTGCCATCTGACAAGAGGTTAAAAATTGCCATTATTAACGTTGGTGCACCTGCAGGTGGTGCTAATTCTGCTGTGTACTCAATGGCTACTTATTGTATGTCTCGTGGTCACAAACCATATGCCATTTACAACGGTTGGTCTGGATTATGTAGACATGAGAGTGTTCGCTCCTTGGATTGGGCTTCGATGTTAGGATGGCAGAGCCGTGGTGGTTCTGAAATTGGTACCAATAGAGTCACCCCTGAAGAAGCTGATATCGGTATGGTTGCATACTATTTCCAGAAATACCAGTTTGATGGGTTAATCATCGTTGGTGGTTTCGAAGCATTTGCATcattgaatcaattggaaagagcTAGAGACAGTTACGCTGCCTTTAGAATTCCAATGGTTTTGATTCCAGCAACTCTATCAAACAATGTTCCAGGTACTGAGTATTCTTTGGGTAGTGATACTTCTTTGAATGCTTTGGTGGAATACTGTGATGTGATTAAACAATCTGCATCTTCCACTAGAGGTAGAGTGTTTGTCGTTGAATGCCAAGGTGGTAATTCTGGTTACTTAGCTACCAGTGCTTCTCTAGCATGTGGTGCACAAGTTTCTTATGTTCCTGAAGAAGGTATTTCGTTGGATCAATTAACCTTGGATattgaaactttggatAAACAATTTGAGATGTCTGAAGGTAGAAACagatttggtaaattgattttaacCAGTGGCAATGCATCAAAGGCCTTCTCTGCAGAAGCATTAGCAAAGGTTATGACTTCTGAATCTAATGGTATGTTTGAAGCTAAGGCAGCTATTCCTGGCCATGTTCAACAAGGTGGATTACCATCTGCAATTGACAGAACAAGAGCTACTAGATTATCCATCAAAGCTGTCAACTTCGTTGAAGATCAACAAGATGTTATGATCAATGCACgtcatgatgatgatgaatttgatgttCATGATAGAAAATTATCACAAACTGCAGCTGTTCTGGGTGTTAGAGGTAGTCATGTCTTGTTTACATCGGTTAGAAAGCTATGGGATACAGAGACTGAAATTAAAAATAGAACTCCAAAGATTATTCATTGGCAGGCAACCAGGGATATTGCAGACAGGTTAGTCGATAGGAAAAGAATCg
It includes:
- the PFK2 gene encoding 6-phosphofructokinase subunit beta (highly similar to uniprot|P16862 Saccharomyces cerevisiae YMR205C PFK2 Beta subunit of heterooctameric phosphofructokinase involved in glycolysis indispensable for anaerobic growth activated by fructose-2 6-bisphosphate and AMP mutation inhibits glucose induction of cell cycle-related genes), translating into MTVDIPLVNGTYSFTIKAYSEESFKKAIEFYKTFLLLEHRSDSATSALLFNGVVSLKIELQEDASKQREVDSVCEDLKANGSIKDWRGMVNESFVFKTGDILFSKQSLVDLKLPYQSYPNEVSPMQVYTIDPLGNVIGVTSTKNAVSTKPTHPSIPDHEGRTTALTSKVPSYGDLKSADSEPREKAVEASNVKAQKAIGIMTSGGDAPGMNACVRAVVRTAIHKGCRAYAIMEGYEGLVRGGPEYIKEFTWDDVRGWSSLGGTDIGTARCMEFKERKGRLKGAQHMIEAGIDALIVCGGDGSLTGADLYRSEWPSLVQELLETGVISQEQYDRYKHLNICGTVGSIDNDMSTTDATIGAYSALDRILKAIDYVEATANSHSRAFVVEVMGRNCGWLALLAGISTSADYILIPEKPSSSREWEEQMCGIVTKHRQRGKRTTIVIVAEGAITNDLEPITSKDVHKILSGKLGLDTRITTLGHVQRGGSPVAYDRILATLQGVEAVNAVLDSTPDTPSPLIAVNENKIVRKSLVDSVRLTKSVADAIQEKDFKKAMSLRDTEFIEHLNNFMAINSADHNEPELPSDKRLKIAIINVGAPAGGANSAVYSMATYCMSRGHKPYAIYNGWSGLCRHESVRSLDWASMLGWQSRGGSEIGTNRVTPEEADIGMVAYYFQKYQFDGLIIVGGFEAFASLNQLERARDSYAAFRIPMVLIPATLSNNVPGTEYSLGSDTSLNALVEYCDVIKQSASSTRGRVFVVECQGGNSGYLATSASLACGAQVSYVPEEGISLDQLTLDIETLDKQFEMSEGRNRFGKLILTSGNASKAFSAEALAKVMTSESNGMFEAKAAIPGHVQQGGLPSAIDRTRATRLSIKAVNFVEDQQDVMINARHDDDEFDVHDRKLSQTAAVLGVRGSHVLFTSVRKLWDTETEIKNRTPKIIHWQATRDIADRLVDRKRID